A stretch of Tachyglossus aculeatus isolate mTacAcu1 chromosome 3, mTacAcu1.pri, whole genome shotgun sequence DNA encodes these proteins:
- the CCNJ gene encoding cyclin-J isoform X1, which produces MELEGQWWKGQLAADIHQALRYKELKLPSYKGQSPQLNLRRYFADLIAIVSNRFTLCPSARHLAVYLLDLFMDRYDISIQQLHVVALSCLLLASKFEEKEDRVPKLEQLNSLGCMTNMNLVLTKQNLLHMELLLLETFQWNLCLPTAAHFIDYYLAEAVHETDLHDGWPMVCLEKTKLYMAKYADYFLEVSLQDHAFLNYAPSLVAAACVASSRIILRLSPTWPARLHRRTAYSWDFLVPCIERLLIAHDNDVKEASKPKGPPGPQPTQQNAFQPASHPSRPPGHLQPHQYLQQARQTSLQYRHPASQQQNCQQIVSTTHTSSYTLQTCPASVQGRGHVQTGVGMSLALPVEVKPCLSVSYNRSYQINEHYPCVTPCFER; this is translated from the exons ATGGAGCTGGAAGGGCAGTGGTGGAAAGGACAGCTGGCTGCCGATATCCATCAAGCGCTTCGCTACAAG GAGCTGAAGTTGCCCTCATATAAAGGCCAGTCGCCGCAGCTGAATCTCAGGCGGTATTTTGCAGACCTCATTGCCATTGTGAGCAATCGTTTCACACTGTGCCCTTCTGCCCGGCATCTCGCTGTCTACTTGCTGGACCTCTTTATGGATCGCTACGACATTTCAATTCAACAGCTGCACGTAGTTGCCCTCTCCTGCTTGCTTCTTGCGA GTAAatttgaagaaaaggaagatAGAGTTCCGAAACTAGAGCAACTGAACAGCCTGGGTTGTATGACTAATATGAATCTAGTGTTAACCAAACAAAACCTGCTGCACATGGAACTCTTGTTGCTCGAAACGTTTCAGTGGAACCTCTGCCTTCCAACAGCCGCTCACTTCATCGATTACTATCTCGCCGAGGCCGTTCACGAAACGGACCTGCACGACGGCTGGCCCATGGTTTGTTTGGAAAAAACCAAGCTGTACATGGCAAAATATGCTGACTATTTTCTGGAAGTCTCTTTGCAAG ATCATGCATTTCTAAATTATGCACCTTCTTTAGTAGCTGCTGCATGTGTGGCATCTTCAAGGATTATTCTACGTCTGTCCCCAACATGGCCTGCTAGACTGCACCGTCGTACGGCTTACTCCTGGGACTTTCTGGTGCCATGTATTGAACGGTTATTGAT CGCGCATGATAACGACGTGAAAGAAGCCAGCAAGCCAAAAGGGCCCCCGGGGCCGCAGCCGACGCAGCAGAATGCGTTCCAGCCCGCGTCGCACCCGTCCAGGCCTCCTGGTCACCTTCAGCCGCATCAGTATCTCCAACAGGCGCGTCAGACTTCCTTGCAGTATCGTCACCCGGCATCGCAGCAGCAGAACTGCCAGCAGATAGTCTCCACAACTCACACCTCCTCGTACACATTACAGACTTGCCCGGCCAGCGTGCAGGGCCGAGGGCACGTCCAGACCGGCGTTGGTATGTCGTTAGCTCTCCCCGTAGAAGTCAAGCCGTGTCTTAGCGTCTCCTATAATCGGAGTTATCAGATAAACGAGCACTACCCGTGTGTTACTCCTTGCTTTGAAAGGTGA
- the CCNJ gene encoding cyclin-J isoform X3, whose translation MELEGQWWKGQLAADIHQALRYKELKLPSYKGQSPQLNLRRYFADLIAIVSNRFTLCPSARHLAVYLLDLFMDRYDISIQQLHVVALSCLLLASKFEEKEDRVPKLEQLNSLGCMTNMNLVLTKQNLLHMELLLLETFQWNLCLPTAAHFIDYYLAEAVHETDLHDGWPMVCLEKTKLYMAKYADYFLEVSLQAAACVASSRIILRLSPTWPARLHRRTAYSWDFLVPCIERLLIAHDNDVKEASKPKGPPGPQPTQQNAFQPASHPSRPPGHLQPHQYLQQARQTSLQYRHPASQQQNCQQIVSTTHTSSYTLQTCPASVQGRGHVQTGVGMSLALPVEVKPCLSVSYNRSYQINEHYPCVTPCFER comes from the exons ATGGAGCTGGAAGGGCAGTGGTGGAAAGGACAGCTGGCTGCCGATATCCATCAAGCGCTTCGCTACAAG GAGCTGAAGTTGCCCTCATATAAAGGCCAGTCGCCGCAGCTGAATCTCAGGCGGTATTTTGCAGACCTCATTGCCATTGTGAGCAATCGTTTCACACTGTGCCCTTCTGCCCGGCATCTCGCTGTCTACTTGCTGGACCTCTTTATGGATCGCTACGACATTTCAATTCAACAGCTGCACGTAGTTGCCCTCTCCTGCTTGCTTCTTGCGA GTAAatttgaagaaaaggaagatAGAGTTCCGAAACTAGAGCAACTGAACAGCCTGGGTTGTATGACTAATATGAATCTAGTGTTAACCAAACAAAACCTGCTGCACATGGAACTCTTGTTGCTCGAAACGTTTCAGTGGAACCTCTGCCTTCCAACAGCCGCTCACTTCATCGATTACTATCTCGCCGAGGCCGTTCACGAAACGGACCTGCACGACGGCTGGCCCATGGTTTGTTTGGAAAAAACCAAGCTGTACATGGCAAAATATGCTGACTATTTTCTGGAAGTCTCTTTGCAAG CTGCTGCATGTGTGGCATCTTCAAGGATTATTCTACGTCTGTCCCCAACATGGCCTGCTAGACTGCACCGTCGTACGGCTTACTCCTGGGACTTTCTGGTGCCATGTATTGAACGGTTATTGAT CGCGCATGATAACGACGTGAAAGAAGCCAGCAAGCCAAAAGGGCCCCCGGGGCCGCAGCCGACGCAGCAGAATGCGTTCCAGCCCGCGTCGCACCCGTCCAGGCCTCCTGGTCACCTTCAGCCGCATCAGTATCTCCAACAGGCGCGTCAGACTTCCTTGCAGTATCGTCACCCGGCATCGCAGCAGCAGAACTGCCAGCAGATAGTCTCCACAACTCACACCTCCTCGTACACATTACAGACTTGCCCGGCCAGCGTGCAGGGCCGAGGGCACGTCCAGACCGGCGTTGGTATGTCGTTAGCTCTCCCCGTAGAAGTCAAGCCGTGTCTTAGCGTCTCCTATAATCGGAGTTATCAGATAAACGAGCACTACCCGTGTGTTACTCCTTGCTTTGAAAGGTGA
- the CCNJ gene encoding cyclin-J isoform X2, which produces MELEGQWWKGQLAADIHQALRYKELKLPSYKGQSPQLNLRRYFADLIAIVSNRFTLCPSARHLAVYLLDLFMDRYDISIQQLHVVALSCLLLASKFEEKEDRVPKLEQLNSLGCMTNMNLVLTKQNLLHMELLLLETFQWNLCLPTAAHFIDYYLAEAVHETDLHDGWPMVCLEKTKLYMAKYADYFLEVSLQVAAACVASSRIILRLSPTWPARLHRRTAYSWDFLVPCIERLLIAHDNDVKEASKPKGPPGPQPTQQNAFQPASHPSRPPGHLQPHQYLQQARQTSLQYRHPASQQQNCQQIVSTTHTSSYTLQTCPASVQGRGHVQTGVGMSLALPVEVKPCLSVSYNRSYQINEHYPCVTPCFER; this is translated from the exons ATGGAGCTGGAAGGGCAGTGGTGGAAAGGACAGCTGGCTGCCGATATCCATCAAGCGCTTCGCTACAAG GAGCTGAAGTTGCCCTCATATAAAGGCCAGTCGCCGCAGCTGAATCTCAGGCGGTATTTTGCAGACCTCATTGCCATTGTGAGCAATCGTTTCACACTGTGCCCTTCTGCCCGGCATCTCGCTGTCTACTTGCTGGACCTCTTTATGGATCGCTACGACATTTCAATTCAACAGCTGCACGTAGTTGCCCTCTCCTGCTTGCTTCTTGCGA GTAAatttgaagaaaaggaagatAGAGTTCCGAAACTAGAGCAACTGAACAGCCTGGGTTGTATGACTAATATGAATCTAGTGTTAACCAAACAAAACCTGCTGCACATGGAACTCTTGTTGCTCGAAACGTTTCAGTGGAACCTCTGCCTTCCAACAGCCGCTCACTTCATCGATTACTATCTCGCCGAGGCCGTTCACGAAACGGACCTGCACGACGGCTGGCCCATGGTTTGTTTGGAAAAAACCAAGCTGTACATGGCAAAATATGCTGACTATTTTCTGGAAGTCTCTTTGCAAG TAGCTGCTGCATGTGTGGCATCTTCAAGGATTATTCTACGTCTGTCCCCAACATGGCCTGCTAGACTGCACCGTCGTACGGCTTACTCCTGGGACTTTCTGGTGCCATGTATTGAACGGTTATTGAT CGCGCATGATAACGACGTGAAAGAAGCCAGCAAGCCAAAAGGGCCCCCGGGGCCGCAGCCGACGCAGCAGAATGCGTTCCAGCCCGCGTCGCACCCGTCCAGGCCTCCTGGTCACCTTCAGCCGCATCAGTATCTCCAACAGGCGCGTCAGACTTCCTTGCAGTATCGTCACCCGGCATCGCAGCAGCAGAACTGCCAGCAGATAGTCTCCACAACTCACACCTCCTCGTACACATTACAGACTTGCCCGGCCAGCGTGCAGGGCCGAGGGCACGTCCAGACCGGCGTTGGTATGTCGTTAGCTCTCCCCGTAGAAGTCAAGCCGTGTCTTAGCGTCTCCTATAATCGGAGTTATCAGATAAACGAGCACTACCCGTGTGTTACTCCTTGCTTTGAAAGGTGA